From Chloroflexota bacterium, one genomic window encodes:
- a CDS encoding cupin domain-containing protein, translated as MKVNNHTEITPEPVREAPGVAVRWLITRRDGAPNFAMRLFEVEPGCDTPFHTHPEEHEVFVVGGEGLVRGESGDVPLKEGMVVFVSPNEKHQFVNRGEGTLRFLCVIPLLA; from the coding sequence ATGAAGGTGAATAACCATACAGAGATAACGCCAGAGCCCGTTAGGGAGGCACCAGGTGTGGCCGTGCGCTGGCTCATCACCAGGCGTGATGGAGCGCCAAATTTCGCCATGCGCCTCTTCGAAGTCGAGCCAGGGTGTGACACTCCCTTTCACACCCATCCTGAGGAGCATGAAGTCTTCGTCGTAGGGGGCGAAGGGCTGGTGAGGGGGGAGAGTGGAGATGTGCCCCTTAAGGAGGGCATGGTCGTCTTCGTCTCTCCCAATGAGAAACACCAGTTCGTCAACAGAGGTGAGGGGACACTGCGCTTCCTCTGCGTGATCCCTTTGCTCGCTTAA